Below is a genomic region from Virgibacillus dokdonensis.
GTGAATTTCTTTTCAAGACTGGCTTCTTGAATCCAATCTATAAGTCTATTAGTAACAGAACGATTGACATCCATATCAGACAAAGTTTCAAAAAACGTTTCATTGCACTCTCGACATTTATAACGCTGTCGTTTTATATAAATTCCAACACGTTTAGCGTGCATTGGTAGGTCGAAAAATAACTGCTTCTTTTTACCGTGCTTATATAAGTTTGCAACAGTACCACATTTTGGGCAGTAGGAGGGAGGCGGTAAAATGGTCTCAACTAAGAATCTATAATCAAATTCACTCTCATCCATATCAATAATTTTAAAATTTGGTAGGTTAAGCATATTAGATGTCATTATTTCATTTTCCTTTTGCAACATATTTTAAGACAATAAACAAAAACAGCATTACTTCTTGATTAGAGTAATGCTGTTTTTGTGTTCAGTCCTCAACTTTTACACGTTTGATAAAGAATGCTAAAACTAATCCAATAATCGACACCACCATTGCAAAAATAAAAGCATTTTGTACTCCTGATGTGAGAGAAACCACTATATTTTCAGGTGTTGTCGGGTCGGTGATGCCAGATAAATAATTTTGTTGTCCCATTGTCATCATTGTTGCAGCTGTAGCCGTTCCAATGGCACCTGCCACTTGCTGCATTGTATTTATTATTGCAGAACCATGTGGATATAGCTCTGTATCCAATTGATTTAATCCATTAGTTTGCACTGGCATCATAACCATTGAGGTTCCAAGCATCAAACACATATACTGTGTGATTATTACTTCAACAGATGTGCTCGATTCAACATTGGAGAAAATCCAAAGTACAACAAAGGCTATGAAAAAACCAGAAATCACTAACCATCTTGGACCAAATCGATCAAATAATCGACCAGTGATAGGTGACATAATCCCATTCAAGATTCCACCAGGAAGTAAAATTAGCCCTGCCACCAAAGCGGTGTAGCCCATACCGTCTTGAAGATAAATAGGTAGAAGAAGATTAGCTGTTAAAATAATAATCATATTAATTACCACAGTCAGAGTACCTAATGCAAACATCGGCTGTTTGAAAGCCTTCAAATTGACAATAGGGGATTTAATAGAGAACTGTCTAATAGAGAATAGTAATAATGATAAAATACCAATGATTATAGTCACTATGGCAATTGATGTACCTTCTGTTTGCCCTACACCACTAAAACCATATACTATTCCCCCAAACCCAACTGTAGATAGAAGAATAGACAATAAATCGATTTTTGGCTTGGTTATTGTAGAAACATTTTGCATATAGAACACACTACACAACAGGGCAATTACATAGAAGGGAATTGCTAACCAAAATAACCAATGATAACTTAGGGTTTCAACCACCAGCCCAGAAATTGCAGGACCAAGTGCAAGGGATGTCATCATTACTAATCCTATTAACCCCATAGCCGTCCCCCTCTTTTTGGGAGGAATAATTACTAAAACAACATTATACATTAATGGAAGGAGTATTCCTGTACCAATAGCTTGAAGCATTCTCCCTATTAATAACAAACTAAAATTTGGAGCAATTGCAGCACTTATTGAACCTAAAATAGAAAATACTACTGAAGTTATAAATAGCTTTCTTGTTGAAAACCATTGGATTAGAAGTGCCGAAATAGGTACTAAAACGCCAATGGTTAAAAGGTAGCCCGTTGTTAACCACTGAACGGTAGATGCATTTATTTGAAACACCTGCATTAAATCACTAAAAGCCATATTTAAGGCTGTTTCGAAAAATAAACCTATAAATCCCGCCAGCAACAAAGATATCATAATAGGAATCACACTAAATTGCTTTTCATTTCTTTGTACTTCCATATAACCCCACCTTACAAAGGATAAAAATAATCATATTTATATATTTCTTACTTGCTTTTCAAGGTATTCATTTTGCAAAAGCCCCATATGAATGATGTCATGCCATTCACCATTTCTAAATAGACTTTGTCTACTATTTCCTTCCTCCTGAAAACCGATTTTAGTGTACAAACGAATAGCTCTATCATTAAATGAAAATACTTTAAGGGAAACTCGATGGAGGTTCATTTCGTAAAAAACATAATCCAACAGTAATTTCAAACCCTCTGAACCATAGCCTTTTCCCCAATATTCCTTTTCCCCGATATCAATAATACATTCAGCATTTCTATTTTTATAATCAATGTTGATTAATGATACAATGCCAATTGGTATTTCATCTCCTTTTTCAACCATAATATAGCATTTGGCTGAATGAGATTCCAAAATAACATGATCTACAAATTCTTTAGTTGCTTCCATTGGATAAACATCTAAAGATGAGTTGGTGGAATGCATAACTTCCATATCGTTTCTCCACTTGTGATAAAGTTCTGTATCTTCCTTTGTCATCTTTCTTAATCTCACTCTTGATGATTCAAACAACATAGTGATCACTCCTTATAGTGCAGATTTTGGATTAATTAATTTTTCTA
It encodes:
- a CDS encoding MDR family MFS transporter, producing the protein MEVQRNEKQFSVIPIMISLLLAGFIGLFFETALNMAFSDLMQVFQINASTVQWLTTGYLLTIGVLVPISALLIQWFSTRKLFITSVVFSILGSISAAIAPNFSLLLIGRMLQAIGTGILLPLMYNVVLVIIPPKKRGTAMGLIGLVMMTSLALGPAISGLVVETLSYHWLFWLAIPFYVIALLCSVFYMQNVSTITKPKIDLLSILLSTVGFGGIVYGFSGVGQTEGTSIAIVTIIIGILSLLLFSIRQFSIKSPIVNLKAFKQPMFALGTLTVVINMIIILTANLLLPIYLQDGMGYTALVAGLILLPGGILNGIMSPITGRLFDRFGPRWLVISGFFIAFVVLWIFSNVESSTSVEVIITQYMCLMLGTSMVMMPVQTNGLNQLDTELYPHGSAIINTMQQVAGAIGTATAATMMTMGQQNYLSGITDPTTPENIVVSLTSGVQNAFIFAMVVSIIGLVLAFFIKRVKVED
- a CDS encoding GNAT family N-acetyltransferase — encoded protein: MLFESSRVRLRKMTKEDTELYHKWRNDMEVMHSTNSSLDVYPMEATKEFVDHVILESHSAKCYIMVEKGDEIPIGIVSLINIDYKNRNAECIIDIGEKEYWGKGYGSEGLKLLLDYVFYEMNLHRVSLKVFSFNDRAIRLYTKIGFQEEGNSRQSLFRNGEWHDIIHMGLLQNEYLEKQVRNI